The following proteins come from a genomic window of Blattabacterium cuenoti:
- the rplK gene encoding 50S ribosomal protein L11, producing the protein MVEIRKKSVKKIKIQKIYGGKASPAPPIGPILGSAGVNIMEFCKQYNFVTQNKIGEICPVVITVYEDKSFSFLIKKTPVSIQLLNVVKKDKGSKESNRSKIGKISFNEMKTIAKNKMEDLNCFSIESAISMISGTARSMGIEIDK; encoded by the coding sequence ATGGTTGAAATCAGAAAAAAATCAGTAAAAAAAATTAAAATACAGAAAATATATGGAGGAAAAGCAAGTCCAGCTCCTCCCATTGGTCCTATTTTGGGAAGTGCTGGAGTTAATATTATGGAATTTTGTAAACAATATAATTTTGTTACTCAAAATAAAATAGGAGAAATATGTCCAGTCGTAATAACTGTATATGAAGATAAATCATTTTCTTTTTTGATCAAGAAAACTCCGGTTTCTATTCAGTTGTTAAATGTAGTAAAAAAAGATAAAGGGTCTAAAGAATCTAATCGTTCTAAAATAGGAAAAATAAGTTTTAATGAAATGAAAACCATTGCAAAGAATAAAATGGAAGATTTAAATTGTTTTTCGATTGAATCTGCTATATCTATGATTTCCGGTACTGCTAGATCTATGGGAATAGAAATTGATAAATAA
- a CDS encoding TraR/DksA family transcriptional regulator: protein MKGEVKKRYSMEERKEFRRLILEKLKKTKKDLSIFKDYFYNDQNNGTDDTYPTFKAFEEGSETLSKEQNAQIVEQLQKFIKSLNSALIRVENKDYGICRITKKLIPKERLMAVPHTTLSIEGKKLIEKIKK from the coding sequence ATGAAAGGAGAAGTAAAAAAGAGATATTCTATGGAAGAGAGAAAAGAGTTTCGTAGACTTATACTTGAAAAATTGAAAAAAACAAAAAAAGATTTATCTATTTTTAAGGATTATTTTTATAATGATCAAAATAATGGAACAGATGACACTTATCCTACTTTTAAAGCTTTTGAGGAAGGATCAGAAACTTTGAGTAAAGAACAAAATGCTCAAATTGTAGAACAATTACAGAAATTTATAAAAAGTTTAAATTCTGCTTTAATTAGGGTAGAAAATAAAGATTATGGAATTTGTCGTATAACTAAAAAATTAATTCCGAAAGAACGTCTTATGGCAGTACCTCACACGACTTTGAGTATTGAAGGAAAAAAATTGATAGAAAAAATCAAAAAATAA
- a CDS encoding lipoprotein signal peptidase has translation MKKFFLIIFFLVSIDQILKIYIKTHFELGGGFSIFHFFRICFVENPGMAYGVNFGFGYHGKILLSIFRFILVCFIFIFFCINIKKGASKYLTIPISLIFSGAMGNFLDSALYGLLFNTGTIYSIESKKWIPYFGISKINFDFFQKNHFIGYASFMEGCVVDMFYFPIMNTYFPHWIPFFGGFHFQFFKPVFNLSDVVIFIGVFSLFVFHRKIKNVKIL, from the coding sequence TTGAAAAAATTTTTTCTGATCATTTTTTTTCTTGTATCAATAGATCAAATTTTAAAAATTTATATTAAAACCCATTTTGAATTAGGAGGTGGTTTTTCCATATTTCATTTTTTTCGAATTTGTTTTGTAGAAAATCCAGGAATGGCTTATGGTGTTAATTTTGGATTTGGATATCATGGAAAAATCCTGCTAAGTATTTTCCGGTTTATTTTGGTTTGTTTCATTTTTATTTTTTTTTGCATAAATATAAAAAAAGGAGCTTCTAAATATTTGACTATTCCTATCAGTTTAATTTTTTCGGGAGCTATGGGTAATTTTTTGGATAGTGCTCTATATGGATTGTTATTTAATACAGGAACAATTTATAGTATAGAATCCAAAAAATGGATTCCTTATTTTGGAATATCGAAAATAAATTTCGATTTTTTTCAAAAAAATCATTTCATAGGATATGCTTCTTTTATGGAAGGGTGTGTTGTAGATATGTTTTATTTTCCTATAATGAATACTTATTTTCCTCATTGGATTCCATTTTTTGGAGGTTTTCATTTTCAATTTTTTAAACCCGTTTTTAATTTATCTGATGTAGTAATATTCATTGGTGTATTTTCATTATTCGTATTTCATCGTAAAATTAAAAATGTAAAAATTTTATAA
- the ileS gene encoding isoleucine--tRNA ligase, whose translation MSRIFREYKKLNLNQITMEISQYWKTHKIFQNRSSFSKEKKEISYILYEGPPSLNGNPGIHHILTRTIKDIFCRYHALKGKKVFIKAGWDAHGLPVELNVEKEMGITKNDIGKKISIEKYNHFCKNFVNKSLKKWKLFTEKIGYFIDLDNSFITYNAKYIESVWWLIKKLYDQNLIYKGFTIQPYSPAAGTGLSYHELNMPGTYKEVKQLSPFLKFKAIKSTLPEKFKNILGDVYFISWTTAPWTIPSNTALAFGKNIDYILVKTYNPHTFLKENIVFSEKSIHKVLLSHQFYPVSSSIEFDIYDKKNHKIPYVIIEKFKGKELIFSKYEQLLPWFKPYYNEKNAFQIIEGEFVNVNEGTGIVHISPTFGMDDFIIAKKYNIPPMLVLNKENRPVPLVDFQGKFLENFPHGFSGKYVKDEFNTNQEKFFSVDQEIILFLEKEQKIFRTEKHIHFYPHCWRTEKPILYYLLNSWFIKTTEMKETMIRLNQKIQWYPDFTGKKRFDSWLKNTKDWNFSRSRYWGSPLPIWRTKTGDEEIVVGSMKELFLEIQKSIRYGFMSKNVFKDFILDDMSDNNYNKIDLHKHILDKIILVSSKGYPMKRESDLIDVWFDSGAMPYAQFHYPFENKEYIDQNLLFPADFISEGIDQTRGWFFTLHTISSLLFNSIAYKNVVSTGLVLDQNGRKMSKSKGNTINPFDLINNYGPDAIRWYIIFNSEPWDNLKFNINEVYTVMKKFFGTLYNIYSFFVLYANIDGFSYKEKENFDYYTGLDFWILSELNSLVQKTDDYYSNYNPTKAARLISSFVIDKLSNWYIRLCRRRFWKEKYTKNKISAYQILYKCLIVVAKLISPITPFFSEKLYVDLNSVTEKEETKSIHLTSFPSYDSNFINKTLENRMLWIQKIITMVFSIRKKNRIKIRQPLQKLLILVSNKNMRFQLEQSSEILFQEANVKEIEFPSSYKNLEFIKHIKPNYKSLGPKFGNKIQSISDSIKKFSQEKIKEIEKNKTCVFFMEEEKVLLSLEDVKISTEYIKGWSVLFDTKFTIALDLRITDLLWEEGFIRELIRHIQKFRKNRKYDVTERILVYVSFKGNYDFKNKVQIILQKKKDLICKETLSLDVLLQENITGDEEKVEKIYFEEKFILYMQIQKVENIKT comes from the coding sequence ATGTCAAGAATATTTAGAGAATATAAAAAATTGAATCTTAATCAGATAACTATGGAAATATCTCAATATTGGAAAACACATAAGATTTTTCAAAATAGATCTTCTTTTTCTAAGGAGAAAAAAGAAATTTCATATATTTTATACGAAGGTCCTCCATCTTTAAATGGAAATCCTGGTATTCATCATATTTTAACTAGAACTATAAAGGATATTTTTTGTAGATATCATGCTCTTAAAGGAAAAAAAGTATTTATAAAGGCTGGTTGGGATGCTCATGGACTTCCAGTAGAATTAAATGTTGAAAAAGAAATGGGAATTACTAAAAATGATATAGGAAAAAAAATTAGTATAGAAAAATATAATCATTTTTGTAAAAATTTTGTCAATAAATCATTGAAAAAATGGAAATTATTTACAGAAAAAATAGGATATTTCATAGATTTAGATAATTCATTTATTACCTATAATGCAAAGTATATAGAAAGTGTTTGGTGGTTAATCAAAAAATTATATGATCAGAATTTAATTTATAAAGGTTTTACAATTCAACCTTATTCTCCTGCTGCAGGAACAGGATTAAGTTATCATGAATTGAATATGCCGGGTACTTATAAAGAAGTAAAACAATTATCTCCATTTTTAAAATTTAAAGCCATTAAAAGTACTTTACCTGAAAAATTTAAAAATATTTTAGGTGATGTATATTTTATATCATGGACAACTGCTCCTTGGACTATTCCTTCAAATACTGCATTAGCTTTTGGTAAAAATATAGATTATATTTTAGTTAAAACTTATAATCCGCATACTTTTTTAAAGGAAAATATTGTTTTTTCTGAAAAATCAATTCATAAAGTATTATTATCCCATCAGTTTTATCCTGTTTCAAGTTCTATTGAGTTTGATATTTATGATAAAAAAAATCATAAAATTCCTTATGTAATAATAGAAAAATTTAAAGGAAAAGAATTAATATTCAGTAAATATGAACAATTATTACCTTGGTTTAAACCTTATTATAACGAAAAAAATGCATTTCAAATTATAGAAGGAGAATTTGTTAATGTGAATGAAGGAACAGGAATTGTTCATATTTCTCCTACATTTGGAATGGATGATTTTATAATAGCTAAGAAATATAATATTCCTCCAATGTTAGTTTTAAATAAAGAAAATAGACCTGTTCCTTTAGTTGATTTTCAAGGAAAATTTTTAGAGAATTTTCCTCACGGATTTTCTGGAAAATATGTGAAAGATGAATTTAATACTAATCAAGAAAAATTTTTTTCAGTAGATCAAGAGATCATTCTTTTTTTAGAAAAAGAACAAAAAATATTTAGAACGGAAAAGCATATTCATTTTTATCCACATTGTTGGAGAACAGAAAAACCAATACTTTATTATCTATTAAATTCATGGTTTATAAAAACTACAGAGATGAAGGAAACAATGATTCGTTTGAATCAAAAAATTCAATGGTATCCTGATTTTACAGGTAAGAAACGTTTTGATTCTTGGTTAAAAAATACAAAAGATTGGAATTTTTCACGTTCTAGATATTGGGGGAGTCCTCTTCCTATTTGGAGAACGAAAACAGGAGATGAGGAAATTGTGGTAGGATCAATGAAAGAATTGTTTTTGGAAATTCAAAAATCTATAAGATATGGTTTTATGTCCAAAAATGTATTTAAAGATTTTATATTAGATGATATGAGTGATAATAATTATAATAAAATAGATTTGCATAAACATATTTTGGATAAAATCATATTGGTTTCTTCGAAAGGATATCCTATGAAAAGAGAATCTGATTTAATTGATGTATGGTTTGATTCTGGAGCAATGCCATATGCTCAATTTCATTATCCATTTGAAAATAAAGAATATATAGATCAAAATTTATTATTTCCCGCTGATTTTATTTCGGAAGGAATAGATCAAACAAGAGGATGGTTTTTTACTTTGCATACTATTAGTAGTTTGTTATTTAATTCAATAGCATATAAAAACGTTGTATCAACAGGATTGGTTTTGGATCAAAATGGTCGTAAAATGTCGAAAAGTAAAGGAAATACTATTAATCCTTTTGATTTAATCAATAATTATGGACCTGATGCTATTCGTTGGTATATTATATTCAATTCTGAACCTTGGGACAATTTAAAATTTAATATCAATGAGGTTTATACTGTGATGAAAAAATTTTTTGGAACATTATATAATATTTATTCTTTTTTTGTTTTATATGCGAATATTGATGGATTTTCTTATAAAGAAAAAGAAAATTTTGATTATTATACAGGATTAGACTTTTGGATTCTTTCTGAATTAAATTCTCTTGTTCAAAAAACAGATGATTATTATTCTAATTATAATCCAACTAAAGCGGCGCGTTTGATTTCTTCTTTTGTTATAGATAAATTAAGCAATTGGTATATCAGATTATGTAGAAGAAGATTTTGGAAAGAAAAATATACAAAAAACAAAATATCTGCATATCAAATTCTTTATAAATGTTTAATTGTTGTAGCCAAGTTAATTTCTCCTATTACTCCATTTTTTTCTGAAAAATTATATGTGGATTTAAATTCTGTTACTGAAAAAGAAGAAACCAAAAGTATTCATTTGACAAGTTTTCCTAGTTATGATTCTAATTTCATTAATAAAACATTAGAAAATAGGATGCTTTGGATTCAGAAAATCATTACAATGGTTTTTTCTATAAGAAAGAAAAATAGAATTAAAATTCGTCAACCTTTGCAAAAATTACTTATTCTTGTTTCTAATAAAAATATGCGTTTTCAATTGGAACAATCATCTGAAATTCTATTTCAAGAAGCTAATGTTAAGGAAATAGAATTTCCTTCCTCTTATAAAAACCTTGAATTTATTAAACATATCAAACCTAATTATAAATCTTTAGGACCTAAATTTGGAAATAAAATTCAGAGCATTTCTGATTCTATAAAAAAATTTAGTCAAGAAAAAATTAAAGAAATAGAAAAAAACAAAACATGTGTTTTTTTTATGGAAGAAGAAAAAGTTCTTCTTTCTTTAGAAGATGTTAAAATTAGTACTGAATATATTAAAGGATGGTCTGTTTTGTTTGATACAAAATTCACGATTGCATTAGATTTACGAATCACAGATCTTCTTTGGGAAGAAGGGTTTATCAGAGAATTAATTAGACATATACAAAAATTCAGAAAAAATCGTAAATATGATGTAACCGAAAGAATACTTGTATATGTAAGTTTCAAAGGAAATTACGATTTCAAAAATAAAGTACAAATTATTTTACAGAAAAAAAAAGATCTTATTTGTAAAGAAACTCTTTCTTTAGATGTTTTATTACAAGAAAATATAACGGGAGATGAAGAAAAGGTAGAAAAAATCTATTTTGAAGAAAAATTCATATTATATATGCAGATTCAAAAAGTAGAAAATATAAAAACATGA
- the rplA gene encoding 50S ribosomal protein L1, producing the protein MSKKLTKNKKKILEKISTKKKYFLEEAIVLVKEINFVKFDASMDISVHLGIDVRIPNQMVRGSVLLPHGTGKNICILALVSKDKETESKKAGANYVGLNYIEKIQSGWTEFDIIVATPSVMNQLGDIGKILGPKGLMPNPKMGTVSVNPEETIKEIKSGRITFKADRYGIVHAAIGKVSFSNQYLLENIGEFMKIIIRNKPSSSKGSYIKSIYLSSTMSYGVPLDLKSFVNK; encoded by the coding sequence ATGTCAAAAAAATTAACTAAAAATAAAAAGAAAATTTTAGAAAAAATTTCTACTAAAAAAAAGTATTTTTTAGAAGAAGCAATAGTTCTTGTGAAAGAAATTAATTTTGTAAAATTTGATGCATCTATGGATATTTCAGTCCATCTTGGTATAGATGTTCGTATTCCTAATCAAATGGTAAGAGGATCCGTTTTGTTACCACATGGTACGGGTAAAAATATTTGTATTTTAGCTTTAGTTTCTAAAGATAAAGAAACAGAATCTAAAAAAGCAGGTGCTAATTATGTGGGATTAAATTATATTGAAAAAATTCAATCTGGTTGGACAGAGTTTGATATTATAGTAGCTACTCCTTCTGTTATGAATCAATTGGGTGATATAGGTAAAATATTGGGTCCTAAAGGATTAATGCCTAATCCTAAAATGGGAACTGTTTCCGTAAATCCAGAAGAAACTATAAAAGAAATTAAATCTGGAAGAATCACTTTTAAAGCAGATCGTTATGGAATTGTTCATGCTGCGATAGGAAAAGTTTCATTTTCAAATCAATATTTATTAGAAAATATCGGAGAATTTATGAAAATAATTATTCGAAATAAACCTTCTTCATCTAAAGGATCTTATATCAAGAGTATTTATTTATCTAGTACCATGAGTTATGGTGTACCATTAGATTTAAAAAGTTTTGTGAATAAATGA
- the nusG gene encoding transcription termination/antitermination protein NusG: MSDLERKWYVIKTMSGQENKVKSYIENEVRDNGFQEYIGKVLVPVEKVIQMRKGKKIHRDKVHYPGYVMIEANLEGEAVHAIKHVPGVINFLSEGKGASAIPIPMRKEEVNKMLGKIDQLSENYESINIPFVVGETIKVIDGPFTGFNGTIEKINEEKRKLELAVLIFGRKTPLELNFTQIEKI; this comes from the coding sequence ATGAGTGATTTGGAAAGAAAATGGTATGTAATAAAAACCATGAGTGGACAAGAGAACAAGGTAAAATCATATATTGAAAATGAAGTTAGAGATAATGGGTTTCAAGAATATATAGGAAAAGTATTAGTTCCTGTTGAAAAAGTTATACAAATGAGAAAAGGAAAAAAAATTCATAGAGACAAAGTTCATTATCCTGGATATGTCATGATAGAAGCAAATTTAGAAGGAGAAGCTGTTCATGCGATAAAACATGTTCCGGGTGTTATCAATTTTTTAAGTGAAGGAAAAGGAGCTTCCGCTATTCCTATTCCTATGAGAAAAGAAGAAGTAAATAAGATGTTAGGAAAAATAGATCAACTCTCTGAAAATTATGAAAGTATTAATATTCCTTTTGTAGTAGGAGAAACAATCAAAGTTATAGATGGACCTTTTACAGGATTTAATGGAACAATTGAAAAAATCAATGAAGAAAAAAGAAAATTAGAATTAGCCGTTTTAATTTTTGGAAGAAAAACTCCGTTAGAATTGAACTTTACACAGATAGAAAAGATTTAA
- the tuf gene encoding elongation factor Tu, with product MAKEKFKRDKPHVNIGTTGHVDHGKTTLTAAITKVLSEFGLAEEKSFDAIDNAPEEKERGITINTSHVEYETKNRHYAHVDCPGHADYVKNMITGAAQMDGAILVVAATDGPMPQTREHILLSRQVGVPKIVVFMNKVDQVDDPELLELVEMEIRELLSKYEYDGENIPIIQGSALGALNGEKIWIERIKDLMKVLDDYIPEPIREMEKPFLMPIEDVFTITGRGTVATGRIESGIINTGDLVDIIGMGENKLSSTVTGVEMFRKILDKGQAGDNVGLLLRGIEKKDIKRGMVVGKPGSVQPHKKFKAEVYILTKEEGGRHTPFHNKYRPQFYLRTTDVTGEIHLPDGTEMVMPGDNVSMEVELHQPIALSENLRFAIREGGKTVGAGQVIHIMD from the coding sequence ATGGCAAAAGAAAAATTTAAAAGAGACAAACCACATGTAAATATAGGAACCACAGGTCATGTAGACCATGGAAAAACGACTCTAACTGCTGCAATTACAAAAGTTTTATCAGAATTTGGATTGGCAGAAGAAAAAAGTTTTGATGCAATAGATAATGCTCCTGAAGAAAAGGAAAGAGGAATTACTATTAATACATCTCATGTAGAATATGAAACAAAAAATAGACATTACGCTCATGTTGATTGTCCTGGACATGCAGATTATGTAAAAAATATGATAACAGGAGCGGCTCAAATGGATGGGGCAATTTTAGTTGTAGCTGCTACAGATGGACCCATGCCTCAAACTAGAGAACATATACTATTATCTCGTCAAGTAGGAGTTCCCAAAATTGTGGTATTTATGAATAAAGTAGATCAAGTAGATGATCCAGAATTATTAGAGTTAGTAGAAATGGAAATTAGAGAGTTACTTTCTAAGTATGAATATGATGGAGAAAATATTCCTATTATACAAGGATCCGCTTTAGGCGCTTTAAATGGAGAAAAAATATGGATAGAAAGAATAAAAGATTTGATGAAAGTATTGGATGATTATATTCCTGAACCAATTCGTGAAATGGAAAAACCATTTTTGATGCCTATAGAAGATGTTTTTACTATAACAGGAAGAGGGACAGTAGCCACAGGTCGTATTGAAAGTGGAATTATTAATACAGGAGATTTAGTAGATATCATTGGAATGGGAGAAAATAAATTATCATCTACCGTAACAGGAGTTGAGATGTTTAGAAAAATATTGGATAAAGGTCAAGCAGGAGATAATGTAGGGTTATTGTTACGTGGAATAGAAAAAAAAGATATTAAAAGAGGAATGGTAGTTGGGAAACCAGGATCTGTACAACCTCATAAAAAATTTAAGGCGGAAGTGTATATTCTTACAAAAGAAGAAGGGGGAAGACACACTCCTTTTCATAATAAATATCGTCCTCAGTTTTATTTAAGAACGACGGATGTTACAGGGGAAATTCATCTTCCGGATGGAACAGAAATGGTTATGCCTGGAGATAATGTTTCTATGGAGGTTGAATTACATCAACCTATAGCATTAAGTGAAAATTTACGTTTTGCTATTCGTGAAGGAGGAAAAACAGTAGGGGCGGGACAAGTAATACATATAATGGATTGA
- the secE gene encoding preprotein translocase subunit SecE, whose protein sequence is MKKNHFFLEIYHEFFHCITWPKWNDLQYQTMIVFFFSIFLSIFLYGIDGFFICLIKRLFSL, encoded by the coding sequence ATGAAAAAAAATCATTTTTTTTTAGAAATTTATCACGAATTTTTTCATTGTATTACATGGCCTAAATGGAATGATTTACAATATCAAACGATGATTGTGTTTTTTTTTTCCATATTTCTATCCATATTTTTATATGGAATAGATGGTTTTTTTATTTGTTTAATTAAAAGATTATTTTCTTTATAA
- the rplJ gene encoding 50S ribosomal protein L10 translates to MKNKKSKKKELSELVSILSNNITIYLVDISDLNSNQISILRKSFYEHSIKMKVVKNTLLKKAMNKINNQKWISFFPILNGNTTVLFSNLNVTNITSKIIKSFHVRYKTNKPYLKGAYAQESFYFGGGNKDLNILLHLKSKEDLIIEIFNILQFSIKEIILSLLNSTYNKIGKILETLSKK, encoded by the coding sequence ATGAAGAATAAAAAAAGTAAAAAAAAAGAACTATCGGAATTAGTTTCTATATTATCTAATAATATCACAATATATTTGGTTGATATATCCGATTTAAATTCTAATCAAATATCTATTCTTAGAAAAAGCTTTTATGAACATAGTATTAAAATGAAAGTAGTGAAAAATACTTTGTTGAAGAAAGCGATGAATAAAATAAATAATCAAAAATGGATTTCTTTTTTTCCTATTTTAAATGGAAATACAACTGTATTATTTTCAAATTTGAATGTAACAAATATTACTTCAAAAATTATAAAAAGTTTTCATGTTCGATATAAGACTAATAAACCCTATTTAAAAGGGGCTTATGCTCAAGAATCTTTTTATTTTGGTGGTGGAAACAAAGATTTAAATATTTTGCTCCATCTTAAATCTAAAGAAGATCTCATTATTGAAATTTTCAATATACTTCAATTTTCTATAAAGGAGATTATTTTATCTCTTTTAAATTCAACATATAATAAAATAGGTAAAATTTTAGAAACCCTATCTAAAAAATAA
- the rplL gene encoding 50S ribosomal protein L7/L12, translating to MIKKLAEQLVNLTVKQVTELATLLKKKYGIKPSTSVKVENVENTSLQKEKTSEKKEKSIFNIILKSSGNSKLSVVKLVKEITGKGLKESKDIVDNIPSVLKESVNKKEAEDLKNKFEKIGAEVELK from the coding sequence ATGATAAAAAAGTTAGCCGAACAATTAGTTAATTTAACCGTAAAACAAGTTACGGAATTAGCTACTCTTTTAAAAAAAAAATATGGAATAAAACCATCTACTTCAGTCAAAGTGGAAAATGTGGAAAATACTTCACTTCAAAAAGAAAAAACATCTGAAAAAAAGGAAAAAAGTATTTTTAACATCATTTTGAAATCCTCAGGAAATTCTAAATTATCTGTCGTAAAATTGGTTAAAGAAATTACTGGAAAAGGACTTAAGGAATCTAAAGATATAGTAGATAATATTCCCAGTGTTCTTAAAGAATCTGTAAATAAAAAAGAAGCAGAAGATTTGAAGAATAAGTTTGAAAAAATAGGTGCTGAAGTGGAATTAAAATAA